The following proteins are encoded in a genomic region of Athene noctua chromosome 9, bAthNoc1.hap1.1, whole genome shotgun sequence:
- the LRP3 gene encoding low-density lipoprotein receptor-related protein 3 isoform X2: MITISFKNFDLEDSQKCAVDWLMIGPSSKREEYKVCGSSIPPSFISARDHVWIYFHSDASSSGQAQGFRLSYIRGKIGQAVCQSDEFRCANGKCIPSTWKCNSMDECGDNSDERNCTVPPTEPPSSICPSGMFQCSAAHSTKCLMNELRCNSVKDCSDGSDEDNCPDLSCGKRLGNFYGSFASPDLFRADHSRSDLRCTWYVDTQDNRHVLLQLDLQLGYNDYVKVYDGIEERGDKLMQTFSYHNNRHSVSVESSKGQLTVSYHARSKSTGHGFNATYQVKGYCLPWEHPCGSDEECFTDKQHCDGWWHCPNGKDEENCPACQKNEYPCEGNSGLCYSILDRCNNQKNCPDGSDEKNCFTCQPGNFHCGTNLCIFETWRCDGQEDCQDGSDEHNCLVIVPRKVITAALIGSLVCGLLLVIALGCAFKLYSLRTREYRAFETQMTRLEAEFVRREAPPSYGQLIAQGLIPPVEDFPVYNASQASVLQNIRTAMRRQMRRHSSRRSSSRRRLGRLWNRLFHRPRVRGQIPLLTPARTSQTTLGDGIINRADGTVRSPPPSPEGPSLEANAHGQARGVQEAGCSNLQPETEITEPSPSNVLPNTCTAAHTEPEAGHADKSLGAETSGSELKQSSKVDSGKAFRDPLSESVTETIHGGSASRRTVPEDSSLSRSHPLSEEPCRLPLKKWESAYPDSPVHVHIQVDGQNRCCPNSYREEPLGIHAACCHSVEVPMLESSTPLSEINTSDDESLLVC; this comes from the exons ATGATAACAATTAG TTTTAAGAACTTCGATTTGGAAGACTCTCAGAAGTGTGCAGTAGACTGGTTGATGATTGGCCCCTCTTCCAAGAGGGAGGAGTACAAAGTGTGTGGATCTTCCATACCTCCGTCTTTCATCTCTGCAAGGGACCATGTTTGGATATATTTTCACTCAGATGCATCAAGCTCAGGACAGGCTCAGGGATTTCGCCTTTCTTATATTAGAG GAAAGATAGGTCAGGCTGTATGCCAGTCAGATGAATTCCGCTGTGCAAATGGAAAGTGTATTCCCAGTACTTGGAAGTGTAATTCCATGGATGAGTGTGGTGATAACTCGGATGAGAGAAACTGCACTGTCCCTCCAACAGAGCCTCCGTCCAGCATCTGTCCCTCAGGAATGTTCCAGTGCAGTGCAGCCCACTCCACCAAGTGCTTGATGAACGAGCTGAGATGTAATTCAGTTAAGGATTGCAGTGATGGTTCAGATGAAGATAATTGTCCTGATCTTTCCTGTGGCAAAAGGCTGGGTAATTTTTATGGATCTTTTGCTTCCCCAGACTTATTCCGTGCTGATCACAGCAGATCAGACCTTCGTTGCACATGGTACGTGGACACACAAGATAATCGACATGTTCTGTTGCAGCTTGATTTGCAGTTAGGCTACAACGACTATGTAAAGGTGTATGATGGCATTGAAGAGAGAGGTGATAAATTAATGCAGACATTTTCATACCACAACAATAGGCATTCAGTGAGCGTGGAGTCGTCAAAGGGCCAGCTCACTGTCTCCTATCATGCCCGTTCCAAGAGCACTGGCCATGGGTTCAATGCAACCTATCAGGTGAAAGGCTACTGCCTTCCTTGGGAACACCCTTGTGGAAGCGACGAGGAGTGTTTCACAGATAAGCAGCATTGTGATGGGTGGTGGCACTGTCCAAATGGTAAGGATGAGGAGAACTGTCCCGCTTGCCAGAAGAACGAATACCCATGTGAAGGAAACAGTGGGCTTTGTTACTCAATACTTGACCGCTGTAATAACCAAAAGAACTGCCCAGATGGCTCGGATGAAAAAAACTGCTTTACTTGCCAGCCAGGAAACTTCCATTGTGGTACAAATCTGTGCATCTTTGAGACTTGGCGCTGCGACGGCCAAGAAGACTGCCAGGATGGAAGTGATGAACATAACTGCCTGGTGATCGTTCCCAGGAAGGTCATCACAGCTGCACTGATTGGGAGTCTCGTGTGTGGCTTGCTGCTGGTGATTGCACTGGGTTGTGCATTCAAATTATATTCTCTGAGGACCAGGGAATACAG AGCATTTGAGACCCAGATGACGCGACTGGAGGCAGAGTTTGTGCGGCGGGAAGCTCCACCTTCCTACGGGCAGCTGATTGCACAAGGACTTATCCCCCCAGTTGAAGACTTCCCTGTGTACAATGCATCCCAA GCTTCTGTGCTGCAGAACATTCGAACAGCCATGAGGAGGCAGATGAGACGACACTCCTCAAGACGGAGCTCATCTCGGCGGCGCTTGGGCAGGCTCTGGAACAGACTCTTCCACAGACCTCGGGTGAGAGGACAGATCCCGCTCCTGACACCCGCCCGCACTTCACAGACTACACTGGGTGATGGAATCATTAACCGTGCTGATGGGACTGTTCGGAGTCCTCCACCTTCCCCCGAAGGACCTAGTTTAGAGGCAAATGCCCATGGCCAAGCCAGGGGCGTACAAGAAGCTGGATGTAGCAATTTACAGCCAGAGACTGAAATCACAGAGCCATCGCCTTCAAATGTCTTACCGAATACTTGCacagcagcacacacagagccTGAGGCTGGACACGCTGATAAGTCTTTAGGTGCTGAGACCTCTGGCAGTGAGCTTAAGCAGTCCAGTAAAGTGGATTCAGGAAAAGCTTTCAGAGATCCTTTATCTGAAAGTGTTACAGAAACGATCCATGGAGGGTCAGCATCCAGAAGGACTGTCCCTGAGGACAGTAGTTTAAGTAGAAGTCATCCGCTGAGTGAAGAGCCATGTAGGTTACCCTTAAAAAAGTGGGAGTCTGCTTATCCAGACAGCCCTGTGCATGTTCATATCCAAGTGGATGGACAAAACCGATGTTGCCCTAACTCATACCGGGAGGAGCCTTTGGGTATTCATGCGGCTTGTTGCCATTCTGTGGAAGTGCCAATGTTAGAGTCCTCTACTCCCCTCTCTGAAATCAATACCAGTGATGATGAATCTTTACTTGTTTGCtaa
- the LRP3 gene encoding low-density lipoprotein receptor-related protein 3 isoform X1 produces the protein MEKAAAELRQGALAPLTAICLVNLFLTGKIESAVTSLAPCSGKLEQHTERRGVIYSPSWPLNYPPAVNCSWFIKGDSGDMITISFKNFDLEDSQKCAVDWLMIGPSSKREEYKVCGSSIPPSFISARDHVWIYFHSDASSSGQAQGFRLSYIRGKIGQAVCQSDEFRCANGKCIPSTWKCNSMDECGDNSDERNCTVPPTEPPSSICPSGMFQCSAAHSTKCLMNELRCNSVKDCSDGSDEDNCPDLSCGKRLGNFYGSFASPDLFRADHSRSDLRCTWYVDTQDNRHVLLQLDLQLGYNDYVKVYDGIEERGDKLMQTFSYHNNRHSVSVESSKGQLTVSYHARSKSTGHGFNATYQVKGYCLPWEHPCGSDEECFTDKQHCDGWWHCPNGKDEENCPACQKNEYPCEGNSGLCYSILDRCNNQKNCPDGSDEKNCFTCQPGNFHCGTNLCIFETWRCDGQEDCQDGSDEHNCLVIVPRKVITAALIGSLVCGLLLVIALGCAFKLYSLRTREYRAFETQMTRLEAEFVRREAPPSYGQLIAQGLIPPVEDFPVYNASQASVLQNIRTAMRRQMRRHSSRRSSSRRRLGRLWNRLFHRPRVRGQIPLLTPARTSQTTLGDGIINRADGTVRSPPPSPEGPSLEANAHGQARGVQEAGCSNLQPETEITEPSPSNVLPNTCTAAHTEPEAGHADKSLGAETSGSELKQSSKVDSGKAFRDPLSESVTETIHGGSASRRTVPEDSSLSRSHPLSEEPCRLPLKKWESAYPDSPVHVHIQVDGQNRCCPNSYREEPLGIHAACCHSVEVPMLESSTPLSEINTSDDESLLVC, from the exons CTATCCTCCAGCTGTGAACTGCAGCTGGTTCATTAAAGGAGATAGTGGAGACATGATAACAATTAG TTTTAAGAACTTCGATTTGGAAGACTCTCAGAAGTGTGCAGTAGACTGGTTGATGATTGGCCCCTCTTCCAAGAGGGAGGAGTACAAAGTGTGTGGATCTTCCATACCTCCGTCTTTCATCTCTGCAAGGGACCATGTTTGGATATATTTTCACTCAGATGCATCAAGCTCAGGACAGGCTCAGGGATTTCGCCTTTCTTATATTAGAG GAAAGATAGGTCAGGCTGTATGCCAGTCAGATGAATTCCGCTGTGCAAATGGAAAGTGTATTCCCAGTACTTGGAAGTGTAATTCCATGGATGAGTGTGGTGATAACTCGGATGAGAGAAACTGCACTGTCCCTCCAACAGAGCCTCCGTCCAGCATCTGTCCCTCAGGAATGTTCCAGTGCAGTGCAGCCCACTCCACCAAGTGCTTGATGAACGAGCTGAGATGTAATTCAGTTAAGGATTGCAGTGATGGTTCAGATGAAGATAATTGTCCTGATCTTTCCTGTGGCAAAAGGCTGGGTAATTTTTATGGATCTTTTGCTTCCCCAGACTTATTCCGTGCTGATCACAGCAGATCAGACCTTCGTTGCACATGGTACGTGGACACACAAGATAATCGACATGTTCTGTTGCAGCTTGATTTGCAGTTAGGCTACAACGACTATGTAAAGGTGTATGATGGCATTGAAGAGAGAGGTGATAAATTAATGCAGACATTTTCATACCACAACAATAGGCATTCAGTGAGCGTGGAGTCGTCAAAGGGCCAGCTCACTGTCTCCTATCATGCCCGTTCCAAGAGCACTGGCCATGGGTTCAATGCAACCTATCAGGTGAAAGGCTACTGCCTTCCTTGGGAACACCCTTGTGGAAGCGACGAGGAGTGTTTCACAGATAAGCAGCATTGTGATGGGTGGTGGCACTGTCCAAATGGTAAGGATGAGGAGAACTGTCCCGCTTGCCAGAAGAACGAATACCCATGTGAAGGAAACAGTGGGCTTTGTTACTCAATACTTGACCGCTGTAATAACCAAAAGAACTGCCCAGATGGCTCGGATGAAAAAAACTGCTTTACTTGCCAGCCAGGAAACTTCCATTGTGGTACAAATCTGTGCATCTTTGAGACTTGGCGCTGCGACGGCCAAGAAGACTGCCAGGATGGAAGTGATGAACATAACTGCCTGGTGATCGTTCCCAGGAAGGTCATCACAGCTGCACTGATTGGGAGTCTCGTGTGTGGCTTGCTGCTGGTGATTGCACTGGGTTGTGCATTCAAATTATATTCTCTGAGGACCAGGGAATACAG AGCATTTGAGACCCAGATGACGCGACTGGAGGCAGAGTTTGTGCGGCGGGAAGCTCCACCTTCCTACGGGCAGCTGATTGCACAAGGACTTATCCCCCCAGTTGAAGACTTCCCTGTGTACAATGCATCCCAA GCTTCTGTGCTGCAGAACATTCGAACAGCCATGAGGAGGCAGATGAGACGACACTCCTCAAGACGGAGCTCATCTCGGCGGCGCTTGGGCAGGCTCTGGAACAGACTCTTCCACAGACCTCGGGTGAGAGGACAGATCCCGCTCCTGACACCCGCCCGCACTTCACAGACTACACTGGGTGATGGAATCATTAACCGTGCTGATGGGACTGTTCGGAGTCCTCCACCTTCCCCCGAAGGACCTAGTTTAGAGGCAAATGCCCATGGCCAAGCCAGGGGCGTACAAGAAGCTGGATGTAGCAATTTACAGCCAGAGACTGAAATCACAGAGCCATCGCCTTCAAATGTCTTACCGAATACTTGCacagcagcacacacagagccTGAGGCTGGACACGCTGATAAGTCTTTAGGTGCTGAGACCTCTGGCAGTGAGCTTAAGCAGTCCAGTAAAGTGGATTCAGGAAAAGCTTTCAGAGATCCTTTATCTGAAAGTGTTACAGAAACGATCCATGGAGGGTCAGCATCCAGAAGGACTGTCCCTGAGGACAGTAGTTTAAGTAGAAGTCATCCGCTGAGTGAAGAGCCATGTAGGTTACCCTTAAAAAAGTGGGAGTCTGCTTATCCAGACAGCCCTGTGCATGTTCATATCCAAGTGGATGGACAAAACCGATGTTGCCCTAACTCATACCGGGAGGAGCCTTTGGGTATTCATGCGGCTTGTTGCCATTCTGTGGAAGTGCCAATGTTAGAGTCCTCTACTCCCCTCTCTGAAATCAATACCAGTGATGATGAATCTTTACTTGTTTGCtaa